The following coding sequences are from one Azospirillum humicireducens window:
- a CDS encoding LysR family transcriptional regulator: protein MRRDELGDLAVFLTVAEECSFTRAAARMNTSQSAISQVIRRLEANIGVKLLTRTTRSVALTEAGEQLVETLRPAFEDIDARLSALSALRERPSGTVRITSSRHAAETILWPTVSRLLREYPDITIELSIDPALSDIVVDRFDAGVRLGEQIAKDMIAVRIGPDLRMAVVCAPSYLANRPMPKTPHELTEHRCINVRLPTKGGLYAWEFAKDGRELNVRVGGPLVLNDLSMVLQAASEGLGIACVMADQAAPFIADGRLVRLLDDWCPPFAGYHLYFPDRRQLPPAFSLLVAALRHGAHR, encoded by the coding sequence ATGCGACGTGACGAACTGGGCGATCTGGCGGTCTTCCTCACGGTCGCCGAGGAGTGCAGCTTCACACGAGCGGCGGCGCGGATGAATACCTCCCAGTCGGCGATCAGCCAGGTCATCCGCCGGCTGGAAGCCAACATCGGAGTCAAATTGCTGACCCGGACCACGCGAAGCGTCGCCCTGACCGAAGCCGGCGAGCAACTGGTGGAGACGCTGCGGCCGGCGTTCGAAGACATCGATGCGCGTCTTTCGGCACTGAGCGCCCTGCGCGAGCGACCGTCGGGCACGGTCCGCATCACCTCCAGCCGACATGCCGCCGAGACGATCCTTTGGCCTACCGTGTCGCGGCTGCTGCGCGAGTATCCGGACATCACGATCGAATTGTCGATCGACCCTGCGCTCTCCGACATTGTGGTCGACAGGTTCGATGCGGGGGTCCGGCTCGGCGAGCAAATTGCCAAGGATATGATCGCGGTTCGCATCGGCCCCGATCTGCGAATGGCGGTGGTATGCGCCCCTTCGTATCTGGCGAACCGCCCCATGCCCAAGACCCCGCACGAACTGACCGAACACCGGTGCATCAACGTGCGCTTACCAACGAAGGGCGGCCTGTATGCATGGGAGTTCGCGAAGGACGGTCGCGAACTCAATGTCCGGGTCGGAGGCCCGCTGGTGCTCAATGACCTGAGCATGGTTCTACAGGCCGCCAGCGAGGGCCTCGGCATCGCCTGCGTCATGGCGGATCAGGCCGCGCCCTTCATCGCCGACGGCCGGCTGGTGCGGCTGCTGGACGACTGGTGCCCGCCCTTCGCCGGCTACCACCTCTATTTTCCGGATCGCCGGCAGCTCCCTCCCGCCTTTTCGCTCCTTGTGGCGGCGCTCCGCCACGGCGCCCATCGCTGA
- a CDS encoding winged helix-turn-helix transcriptional regulator — protein sequence MHQILSPDTFDAACPARALLTRLADKWVMLVLLALRTGPMRNGALLRRIDGLSQKMLTQTLRGLERDGLVLRTMFDVVPPHVEYQLTEGGEEIARLVDQIDRWIRDSIAGNPAAGPAA from the coding sequence ATGCATCAGATTCTTTCACCTGACACGTTCGATGCCGCTTGCCCCGCGCGTGCGCTGCTGACCAGGCTCGCTGACAAGTGGGTCATGCTGGTGTTGCTTGCACTGCGGACCGGGCCAATGCGCAACGGTGCGCTGCTGCGCCGAATCGATGGACTGTCGCAAAAGATGTTGACGCAGACGTTGCGTGGACTGGAACGCGACGGTTTGGTGTTGCGTACCATGTTCGACGTGGTGCCGCCCCATGTCGAATATCAATTGACGGAGGGCGGGGAGGAGATTGCCCGCCTCGTCGATCAAATCGACCGGTGGATACGCGATAGCATAGCCGGTAATCCGGCGGCTGGCCCGGCGGCCTGA
- a CDS encoding TetR/AcrR family transcriptional regulator, translating into MAKSQKRKAESREAIMRSAAKLFRENGFDGVTVAAVMDGAGLTHGGFPRHFTSKEELITATLAELFAADAREPSLPMRDLHEFARAYLRSEHRGEPGTGCVFAALGPEMARAPRPTRDILTDAIERQIQKFVDIAPGEKPAERRVAAIGTWATMIGAMVLARIVNSDALSEDILASARLFLEVEG; encoded by the coding sequence ATGGCAAAAAGTCAGAAGCGGAAGGCGGAGAGCCGTGAGGCGATCATGCGCTCTGCGGCCAAGCTGTTTCGGGAGAACGGGTTCGACGGCGTCACCGTTGCGGCGGTGATGGACGGTGCGGGGCTGACGCATGGCGGATTCCCCCGACATTTCACCAGCAAGGAAGAGCTGATCACGGCGACACTCGCCGAGCTGTTCGCCGCAGACGCACGGGAGCCATCGCTGCCGATGCGCGACTTGCATGAATTCGCCCGTGCCTATCTGCGCTCCGAACATCGCGGTGAGCCCGGTACCGGCTGCGTGTTCGCGGCCCTGGGCCCTGAAATGGCGCGGGCACCACGGCCCACCCGCGACATCCTGACCGATGCCATCGAGCGGCAGATCCAGAAATTCGTCGACATCGCGCCGGGTGAGAAACCGGCGGAGCGGCGGGTCGCTGCGATCGGGACTTGGGCGACGATGATCGGCGCCATGGTTCTCGCGCGGATCGTCAATTCGGACGCGCTATCCGAGGATATTCTCGCTTCGGCGCGCCTCTTTCTGGAAGTGGAAGGTTGA
- a CDS encoding SDR family oxidoreductase, whose translation MTNDVIVVIGTGGIGLAIARRQGFGKRVLLADFNETLLRAAADGMAAAGYTIESQVVDVALRESVRALADKAASLGSVMQVINTAGLSPNMAPPAKVLEVDLYGSALVFEEFERVIAPGGAGLIISSMAGHMMPPLPRDQEHALAFTPADELLGLPFLKGDAVPNSLVGYMIAKRANHLRVQAAAMSWGARGARVNSISPGIVVTPLAQHELNSEIGDGYRAMIAASPSKRMAPPEEIAVAASYLLGPDAGFITGSDLLIDGGVIAAMRAGKLPVPG comes from the coding sequence ATGACAAACGACGTTATCGTGGTGATCGGAACCGGCGGCATCGGCTTGGCGATCGCCCGGCGACAGGGCTTTGGAAAAAGGGTGCTGCTCGCGGACTTCAACGAGACACTGCTGCGCGCCGCGGCGGACGGTATGGCTGCGGCCGGCTACACGATCGAGTCGCAGGTTGTCGACGTCGCCTTGCGGGAGTCGGTGCGCGCGCTGGCCGACAAGGCGGCGTCGCTGGGCAGCGTCATGCAGGTGATCAACACCGCCGGCCTGTCGCCCAACATGGCGCCCCCGGCCAAGGTGCTGGAAGTCGACCTTTACGGATCGGCCCTGGTGTTCGAGGAGTTCGAGCGCGTCATCGCCCCTGGCGGCGCCGGTCTCATCATCTCCAGCATGGCGGGGCACATGATGCCGCCGCTGCCGAGGGATCAGGAGCATGCGCTGGCGTTCACGCCGGCCGATGAGCTGCTCGGCCTGCCCTTCCTGAAGGGGGATGCCGTGCCCAACTCGCTCGTCGGCTACATGATCGCCAAGCGCGCCAATCACCTCCGTGTGCAGGCGGCCGCGATGAGCTGGGGTGCGCGAGGCGCACGCGTCAACTCGATCAGCCCCGGCATCGTCGTGACGCCGCTTGCGCAGCACGAGCTTAATTCGGAGATCGGCGACGGCTATCGCGCCATGATCGCCGCCTCTCCGTCCAAGCGGATGGCGCCGCCCGAAGAGATCGCGGTGGCGGCTTCCTATCTGCTCGGTCCCGATGCCGGATTCATCACAGGCAGCGACCTGCTGATCGATGGCGGTGTGATCGCGGCGATGCGCGCGGGCAAGCTGCCGGTTCCGGGCTGA
- a CDS encoding SDR family oxidoreductase, with amino-acid sequence MRNNGRVLVYGGTGQQGRPIVERLQADGFSVRVMSRQDKLDGVANGVETVAGSLDDVESLIRATTGIRYIVLLLPLAFDIEAAADWTRNVVKAAERAGVERIVFDTSAPVPDTRTGVAAIDVKIVAEDIIRAASIPWTILRPTIYLGNLTAPWSAPGIVGNRVIAYPVDSGLGVSWVSWEDVAVAVSRALSDPAFAGQALNIGGDRALTGPELAAAFGNVLGGAFAYAPMPLEGFEAGLNQALGEPVGTEIARLYGWLGGEGRSHLARKTNDNAKLGLKPITVESWIAAQTW; translated from the coding sequence ATGCGTAACAATGGACGAGTGTTGGTTTACGGCGGCACCGGGCAGCAGGGCCGACCTATCGTAGAGCGACTTCAGGCAGACGGTTTCAGCGTCCGCGTGATGAGCCGGCAGGACAAGTTGGATGGCGTCGCAAATGGCGTCGAAACGGTGGCGGGATCATTAGACGACGTTGAGAGTCTGATCCGCGCGACCACGGGCATCCGGTACATCGTATTGTTGTTGCCGCTGGCCTTCGACATTGAGGCAGCGGCCGATTGGACCCGCAACGTGGTTAAAGCGGCTGAGCGGGCGGGGGTGGAAAGGATCGTGTTCGACACCAGCGCCCCCGTACCAGACACACGCACAGGTGTCGCCGCGATCGACGTTAAGATCGTCGCCGAGGATATCATTCGCGCCGCATCAATTCCCTGGACGATCCTTCGACCGACCATCTATCTGGGCAATCTGACCGCCCCTTGGTCCGCGCCGGGTATCGTTGGGAACCGGGTCATCGCCTATCCTGTCGATAGCGGCTTAGGTGTGTCGTGGGTCAGTTGGGAGGATGTCGCAGTCGCGGTGTCCCGGGCGCTGTCGGATCCGGCCTTTGCCGGTCAGGCGCTGAACATTGGCGGTGACCGCGCACTGACCGGCCCCGAACTCGCGGCTGCGTTCGGCAACGTCCTCGGCGGCGCATTCGCCTATGCTCCGATGCCACTTGAAGGGTTCGAGGCGGGGCTGAACCAGGCACTGGGCGAGCCGGTGGGAACCGAAATCGCCCGGCTCTATGGCTGGCTGGGCGGTGAGGGTCGATCGCATCTCGCACGGAAGACAAACGACAACGCCAAGCTCGGGCTCAAGCCGATCACTGTCGAAAGCTGGATCGCCGCACAGACGTGGTGA